In Gemmatimonadota bacterium, the DNA window CGCGCCGCACAGCAGAAGCTCAAGAAGGAGGTCGCGCCTGCGCTGCTCGAGCTGGAGCGCACCGCGGACGTGCTCCGCGTCACGCAGGAGGCTCGTGCTCCCGGAATGGTGGCAGTGGGCTTCGCACTGGAAACGGAGCATGCGCTCGCCAACGCGCGCCGCAAGCTGCGGGAGAAGGCGCTGGACCTGGTGGTGCTGAACGAGGCGGGGCGGCCGGGGGCGGGCTTCGAGGTGGAGACGAACCAGGTCGTGATCCTGGGGCGCGAGGAGCGGGAAGAGGAGCTGCCACTGCTCTCGAAGCACGAGGTAGCCGAAGCCGTCCTGGACCGCGTGGAAATCCTGCTCGGAGCGCGCGCCTGATGCCGGGCCAGGACCTTTTCGCGCGTTACCTCCGGCAGCGCGCAGAGTGGGGGGAACGGGAGCTCTTCCTCCAGGAGCTGACGGCGGCGGAAGCGCTGGCCGCCGTGAGCGCGGCCGGCCGGGTGGATGGCGGTCGCGGGGCGCCGCTCGAGGCGGCGGCCGCCGGCGCCAGCCGGCGTACCGGCCGGGCGCGGGCGGCGCCTGTGGGATCGGCCCCGGCCGTAACGGGCGACCCCTGGGCGGGCGGGCTCGAGGTGCTGGCGGCCGCGGCGGCATCCTGTACGCTCTGCCGGCTGCACGAGGGCCGGCGACAGGTGGTTTTCGGCGAGGGCAACGCGGCCGCTGAACTGGTGGTGGTGGGCGAGGCGCCGGGCTTCGAGGAAGATAGGACAGGCCGCCCCTTTGTCGGGCCGGCGGGCAAGCTGCTGGACCTGCTGCTGCTCAGCATCGCCCTGCCCCGACGGCAGGTGTACATCTGCAACGTGATCAAGTGCCGCCCGCCCAACAATCGCAATCCCTTGCTGGACGAGGTCGCCTGCTGCTCGCGCTACCTGTTCCGGCAGATCGAACTGATCTCGCCGCGCGTGCTGCTGGCTGTGGGCAATTTTGCCGCACGTACGCTCCTGTCTACGGAGGAGAGCGTGGGCCGGCTGCGCGGGCAGATCCACAGCTTCCGCGGCACACCGGCGATCGCCACGTATCACCCTGCGTTCCTGCTCCGCAGTCCGCGCTGGACCCGGGCGGCATGGCAAGACTTCCAGATGGTGCGACAGGTGCTCGATGAACGGGCGTGAGGCGGGCGTTGCCACGCTGCCGGTAACGGATCGGCCGCCGCCGTACGCGGCGGAGGCGGAGATCAGCGTGCTGGGCGGCATGCTGGTCGATCGGGATGCCGCGGCCAAGGTGCTCGAGTCGGTAGATGACTCGATGTTCTACCGCGAGGCGAACCGGCGGCTGTTCCGAGCCATGGTGCGGCTCTTCG includes these proteins:
- a CDS encoding phosphopantothenoylcysteine decarboxylase, translating into RAAQQKLKKEVAPALLELERTADVLRVTQEARAPGMVAVGFALETEHALANARRKLREKALDLVVLNEAGRPGAGFEVETNQVVILGREEREEELPLLSKHEVAEAVLDRVEILLGARA
- a CDS encoding uracil-DNA glycosylase; the encoded protein is MPGQDLFARYLRQRAEWGERELFLQELTAAEALAAVSAAGRVDGGRGAPLEAAAAGASRRTGRARAAPVGSAPAVTGDPWAGGLEVLAAAAASCTLCRLHEGRRQVVFGEGNAAAELVVVGEAPGFEEDRTGRPFVGPAGKLLDLLLLSIALPRRQVYICNVIKCRPPNNRNPLLDEVACCSRYLFRQIELISPRVLLAVGNFAARTLLSTEESVGRLRGQIHSFRGTPAIATYHPAFLLRSPRWTRAAWQDFQMVRQVLDERA